A genomic region of Halomonas aestuarii contains the following coding sequences:
- a CDS encoding DNA polymerase III subunit chi, with protein MTHIDFYILPDTTLEARLGFACRLAETIYRKGYRLHLHAEDEGMARELDDRLWTFRPDAYVPHALLGSDQEATVPMTIGWEGPPEPGAQALLNLHPGIPEWFSRFERVAEIINQHQDVLTAKRECWQTYRKRGYPVTPHQLKGQARGRAG; from the coding sequence ATGACCCACATCGACTTCTACATCCTGCCCGACACCACCCTCGAGGCGCGCCTCGGCTTCGCCTGCCGCCTGGCCGAGACCATCTACCGCAAGGGGTACCGGCTGCACCTGCATGCCGAGGACGAGGGCATGGCCCGTGAGCTCGACGACCGGCTCTGGACCTTCCGGCCCGACGCCTACGTGCCCCATGCCCTGCTGGGCAGCGATCAGGAGGCGACGGTGCCGATGACCATCGGCTGGGAGGGCCCGCCGGAGCCGGGCGCCCAGGCGCTGCTCAACCTGCACCCCGGGATCCCCGAGTGGTTCTCCCGCTTCGAGCGGGTCGCCGAGATCATCAACCAGCACCAGGACGTACTCACCGCCAAGCGAGAATGCTGGCAGACCTACCGGAAGCGCGGCTACCCGGTCACCCCCCACCAGCTCAAGGGCCAGGCCCGCGGACGCGCGGGCTGA
- a CDS encoding valine--tRNA ligase codes for MDKTYQPEQIETRWYERWEADNRFAPAGAGEPYSIMIPPPNVTGSLHMGHAFQDTIMDTLIRWRRMQGRNTLWQVGTDHAGIATQMLVERKVAAEEGKSRHDLGREAFIDKVWDWKQESGGHITRQLRRMGASVDWSRERFTMDDGFYRAVQEVFVRLFEEGLIYRGKRLVNWDPTLHTAISDLEVENRDQQGSFWHFRYPLADGVTTDDGRDHLVVATTRPETLLGDTGVAVNPEDPRYASLVGKFVELPLVGRRIPIVADEHADMEKGSGCVKITPAHDFNDYEVGRRQGLPLINVFTQDAAILERAEAFDIQGRALQDIDPSLPGAYAGLDRFEARSRIVADMDALGLLEQVETVSNTLPYGDRSGDVIEPLLTDQWFVAVESLAKPAIEAVEKGDIQFVPKNYENMYFAWMRDLQDWCISRQLWWGHRIPAWYDADGNVYVARSEAEARERHGLPAELPLTQDEDVLDTWFSSGLWTFGTLGWPEQTPELATFHPSSVLVTGFDIIFFWVARMIMMTLKFTGEVPFKQVYVHGLVRDGQGQKMSKSKGNVLDPIDLIDGIALETLVEKRTGNMMQPQKAKAIAKATRAEFPEGIEPHGTDALRFTFLSQATTGRDIKFDMGRLDGYRNFCNKLWNASRYVLMNAEGEDTGLGEDPVELSLADRWIVSRLQQTEAQVTRAMQEFRFDHASQALYDFVWNEYCDWYLELSKPVLWDEGASAAAKRGTRRTLVRVLEAILRLAHPMMPFISEEIWQRVAPLAGTLATGEDGSIMNQPWPLAEEALVDDRAIRDIEWLKGVIVAVRNIRAEMNIAPGKPLEVLLTKGQPEDAERLAANRLFLSKLAKLERVDWLDDPEQAPLSATQLVGEMEVLVPMADLIDKDAELARLAKEIEKQEKLIGGIEKKLANESFVAKAPEAVVKKERGKLADFEASRRLLVEQREKIEAL; via the coding sequence ATGGACAAGACCTACCAACCCGAGCAGATCGAAACCCGCTGGTACGAGCGCTGGGAGGCCGACAACCGCTTCGCCCCCGCCGGCGCAGGCGAGCCCTACTCCATCATGATCCCGCCGCCCAACGTCACCGGCAGCCTGCACATGGGCCACGCCTTCCAGGACACCATCATGGACACTCTGATCCGCTGGCGGCGGATGCAGGGGCGCAACACCCTCTGGCAGGTGGGCACCGACCACGCCGGCATCGCCACCCAGATGCTGGTCGAGCGCAAGGTCGCCGCCGAGGAAGGCAAGAGCCGCCACGATCTGGGGCGCGAGGCCTTCATCGACAAGGTGTGGGATTGGAAGCAGGAGTCCGGCGGCCATATCACGCGCCAGCTGCGCCGCATGGGGGCCAGCGTCGACTGGAGCCGCGAGCGCTTCACCATGGACGACGGCTTCTACCGGGCGGTCCAGGAGGTCTTCGTGCGCCTCTTTGAAGAGGGGCTGATCTACCGCGGCAAGCGGCTGGTCAACTGGGACCCGACCCTGCACACCGCCATCTCCGACCTCGAGGTCGAGAACCGCGACCAGCAGGGCAGCTTCTGGCACTTCCGCTACCCCCTGGCCGACGGCGTCACCACCGACGACGGCCGCGACCACCTGGTGGTCGCCACCACCCGCCCCGAGACCCTCCTCGGCGACACCGGCGTGGCGGTCAACCCCGAGGACCCGCGCTACGCCTCGCTGGTCGGGAAGTTCGTCGAGCTCCCGCTGGTGGGACGGCGCATCCCCATCGTCGCCGACGAGCACGCCGACATGGAGAAGGGCTCCGGCTGCGTGAAGATCACCCCGGCCCACGACTTCAACGACTACGAGGTGGGCCGCCGCCAGGGCCTGCCGCTGATCAACGTCTTCACCCAGGATGCCGCCATCCTCGAGCGCGCCGAGGCCTTCGACATCCAGGGCCGGGCGTTGCAGGACATCGACCCGAGCCTGCCCGGTGCCTACGCCGGCCTCGACCGCTTCGAGGCGCGCTCGCGCATCGTCGCCGACATGGACGCCTTGGGCCTGCTCGAGCAGGTGGAGACGGTCAGCAACACCCTGCCCTATGGCGACCGCTCCGGCGACGTCATCGAGCCGCTGCTCACCGACCAGTGGTTCGTCGCCGTGGAGAGCCTGGCGAAGCCCGCCATCGAGGCCGTGGAGAAGGGCGACATCCAGTTCGTGCCGAAGAACTACGAGAACATGTACTTCGCCTGGATGCGCGACCTCCAGGACTGGTGCATCTCCCGCCAGCTGTGGTGGGGCCACCGCATCCCGGCCTGGTACGACGCCGACGGCAACGTCTACGTGGCCAGGAGCGAGGCCGAGGCCCGCGAGCGGCACGGCCTGCCGGCCGAGCTGCCCCTGACCCAGGACGAGGACGTGCTGGACACCTGGTTCAGCTCCGGGCTCTGGACCTTCGGCACCCTGGGCTGGCCGGAGCAGACCCCGGAACTGGCCACCTTCCACCCCTCCAGCGTGCTGGTCACCGGCTTCGACATCATCTTCTTCTGGGTCGCCCGGATGATCATGATGACCCTGAAGTTCACCGGCGAGGTGCCCTTCAAGCAGGTCTACGTGCATGGCCTGGTGCGCGACGGCCAGGGGCAGAAGATGTCCAAGTCCAAGGGCAACGTGCTCGACCCCATCGACCTGATCGACGGCATCGCGCTCGAGACCCTGGTGGAGAAGCGCACCGGCAACATGATGCAGCCGCAGAAGGCCAAGGCCATCGCCAAGGCCACCCGCGCCGAGTTCCCCGAGGGCATCGAGCCCCACGGCACCGACGCGCTGCGCTTCACCTTCCTCTCCCAGGCCACCACCGGCCGCGACATCAAGTTCGACATGGGGCGCCTGGACGGCTACCGCAACTTCTGCAACAAGCTGTGGAACGCCTCGCGCTATGTGCTGATGAACGCCGAGGGCGAGGATACCGGTCTAGGGGAAGACCCGGTCGAGCTGTCGCTGGCCGACCGCTGGATCGTCTCGCGCCTGCAGCAGACCGAGGCCCAGGTGACCCGGGCTATGCAGGAGTTCCGCTTCGACCACGCCTCCCAGGCGCTCTACGACTTCGTCTGGAACGAGTACTGCGACTGGTACCTGGAGCTCTCCAAGCCCGTGCTGTGGGACGAGGGCGCCAGCGCCGCCGCCAAGCGCGGCACCCGCCGGACCCTGGTCCGCGTGCTCGAGGCGATCCTGCGCCTGGCCCACCCGATGATGCCCTTCATCTCCGAGGAGATCTGGCAGCGCGTCGCCCCGCTGGCGGGCACGCTCGCCACGGGCGAGGACGGCTCCATCATGAACCAGCCCTGGCCGCTGGCGGAGGAGGCGCTGGTCGACGACCGGGCGATCCGCGACATCGAGTGGCTCAAGGGTGTGATCGTGGCGGTGCGCAACATCCGCGCCGAGATGAACATCGCCCCGGGCAAGCCCCTGGAGGTGCTGCTCACCAAGGGCCAGCCGGAAGATGCCGAGCGCCTCGCGGCCAACCGCCTCTTCCTCTCGAAGCTGGCCAAGCTCGAGCGCGTCGACTGGCTCGACGACCCCGAGCAGGCCCCGCTCTCGGCGACCCAGCTGGTGGGCGAGATGGAGGTGCTGGTGCCCATGGCCGACCTGATCGACAAGGACGCCGAGCTGGCGCGCCTGGCCAAGGAGATCGAGAAGCAGGAGAAGCTGATCGGCGGCATCGAGAAGAAGCTGGCCAACGAAAGCTTCGTGGCCAAGGCACCGGAGGCGGTGGTCAAGAAGGAGCGCGGCAAGCTCGCGGATTTCGAGGCCTCGCGCCGCCTGCTGGTCGAGCAGCGCGAGAAGATCGAAGCGCTCTGA
- a CDS encoding META domain-containing protein has product MMIKPLRNALLLLAAALLLAACSGGPAPRVVGEPSAALEGPMVDQRWNLLLVGTHERLSMPERPFFVIDRQGRLSGSDGCNRLTGRAALGENQRIAFTELATTRRACPRAEDAARVTGMLENAYRYLIDHDRLVFFGPDQRVLGGWRRVD; this is encoded by the coding sequence ATGATGATCAAACCGTTACGCAACGCACTGCTGCTTCTCGCCGCGGCCCTGCTGCTCGCCGCCTGCAGCGGTGGACCCGCCCCCCGGGTCGTCGGCGAGCCGTCGGCCGCTCTCGAGGGGCCGATGGTCGACCAGCGCTGGAACCTGCTGCTGGTGGGCACCCACGAGCGCCTTTCCATGCCGGAGCGCCCCTTCTTCGTCATCGACCGCCAGGGACGGTTGAGCGGCAGCGACGGCTGCAACCGGCTGACCGGCCGGGCGGCGCTGGGCGAGAACCAGCGGATCGCCTTCACCGAGCTTGCCACCACCCGGCGCGCCTGTCCCCGGGCCGAGGACGCCGCCCGGGTGACCGGCATGCTGGAGAACGCCTACCGCTATCTGATCGACCACGACCGGCTGGTGTTCTTCGGTCCTGACCAGCGGGTGCTGGGGGGGTGGCGTCGCGTCGATTGA
- a CDS encoding DoxX family protein: protein MLHALHNDALGKLILRLTVAGLLLPHGLTKLLNPGNLTWIGNTLAGQGLPTVLAYGVLVGEVVAPLMALIGWRSRVGALLMAANMVVAIFLVHMGELTAFKDNGGWALELQGFFLFGAVALVFLGSGRMAWRPD, encoded by the coding sequence ATGCTCCACGCGCTCCACAACGATGCCCTCGGCAAGCTGATCCTGCGACTCACCGTGGCAGGCCTGTTGCTGCCCCACGGCCTGACCAAGCTCCTCAACCCGGGCAACCTGACCTGGATCGGCAACACCCTGGCCGGCCAGGGGCTGCCGACCGTGCTCGCCTACGGGGTGCTGGTCGGCGAGGTGGTGGCGCCGCTTATGGCCCTGATCGGCTGGCGCAGTCGGGTGGGGGCGCTGCTGATGGCCGCCAACATGGTGGTGGCCATCTTCCTGGTGCACATGGGCGAGCTCACGGCCTTCAAGGACAACGGCGGCTGGGCCCTGGAGCTGCAGGGATTCTTCCTGTTCGGCGCCGTGGCGCTGGTCTTCCTGGGCAGCGGGCGCATGGCCTGGCGACCCGACTGA
- the gloA gene encoding lactoylglutathione lyase, translating to MQYLHTMVRVSDLDASLHFYCDLLGLKEVRRREVEKGRFTLVFLAAPEDEARSAELKAPELELTWNWDPEEYSGGRNFGHLAFRVDDIYALCEHLQANGVTINRPPRDGHMAFVRSPDGISVELLQKGDPQAPKEPWASMENTGTW from the coding sequence ATGCAATACCTTCACACCATGGTTCGGGTCAGCGACCTCGACGCGTCCCTGCACTTCTACTGCGACCTGCTGGGGCTCAAGGAGGTGCGCCGCCGGGAGGTCGAGAAGGGCCGCTTCACCCTGGTCTTCCTGGCCGCCCCGGAGGACGAGGCGCGCTCGGCGGAACTCAAGGCACCGGAGCTCGAGCTGACCTGGAACTGGGACCCGGAGGAGTACAGCGGCGGCCGCAACTTCGGCCACCTGGCCTTCCGGGTGGACGACATCTATGCCCTCTGCGAGCACCTGCAGGCGAACGGCGTGACCATCAACCGTCCGCCCCGGGACGGCCACATGGCCTTCGTCAGGAGCCCCGACGGCATCTCGGTGGAGCTGCTGCAGAAGGGCGACCCTCAGGCACCAAAGGAGCCCTGGGCCTCCATGGAGAACACCGGCACCTGGTGA
- a CDS encoding DNA-3-methyladenine glycosylase I yields MSHYCDLAPGHPFHGPYHDHEYGFPVEDDRALFERLVLEINQAGLSWLTVLKKREAFRRAFEGFDIDRVAAYGEAERARLLADAGIIRNRLKVDAAIHNAGVIQTLQAEHGSLKAWLDHHHPLDHGDWVRLFRRTFRFTGPEIVGELLMSTGYLPGAHRDDCPVQARILDAAPAWARSG; encoded by the coding sequence ATGAGCCACTACTGCGACCTGGCCCCAGGGCATCCGTTCCACGGGCCCTATCACGACCATGAGTACGGTTTCCCGGTGGAGGACGACCGCGCCCTCTTCGAGCGCCTGGTGCTGGAGATCAACCAGGCCGGCCTCTCCTGGCTCACCGTGCTGAAGAAGCGCGAGGCGTTCCGGCGTGCCTTCGAGGGCTTCGACATCGACCGCGTGGCGGCCTATGGCGAAGCCGAGCGGGCGAGACTGCTGGCGGACGCCGGCATCATCCGCAACCGCCTCAAGGTCGACGCGGCGATCCACAATGCCGGCGTGATCCAGACCCTCCAGGCCGAGCACGGCAGCCTCAAGGCCTGGCTGGACCATCACCATCCGCTGGACCACGGCGACTGGGTGCGCCTCTTCCGGCGGACCTTCCGCTTCACCGGCCCGGAGATCGTCGGCGAGCTGCTGATGAGCACCGGCTACCTGCCCGGCGCCCACCGTGACGACTGCCCCGTGCAGGCCCGCATCCTCGACGCCGCCCCCGCCTGGGCGCGGTCGGGCTGA
- a CDS encoding metal-dependent hydrolase, producing MDSITQAALGAAIGGAVLGRRLGRKAVLIGAALGTLPDLDVIIDYGDAVANVTQHRGFSHSLFVLAGLATLLALLSARLSRTRDIPLARWGLFFGLILLTHPLLDALTTYGTQLWWPLDVRPAAWPVVFIIDPLYTLPLLVGFAVALITGRAQRPPAWGLAIACSYLVIALGARQLVEARITPLLAERGLQQAPRLVQPTPFNTLLWRVTVADGARYHEALVGVFDGDTPPMLETYARGIGLEAAALDSPRGRRLDWFAGPFLRYEVRERDGRDTLVATDLRLGFPGFHPFAFTLATREGDDWQPVAVSQQLPSASRGNREALARLGGRILSPAPMLCTSDFVPREWLIRRPGPC from the coding sequence ATGGATTCGATTACCCAGGCCGCCCTGGGCGCGGCGATCGGCGGCGCCGTGCTCGGCAGACGCCTCGGCCGAAAGGCGGTGCTGATCGGCGCGGCGCTGGGCACCCTGCCGGACCTGGACGTGATCATCGACTACGGCGATGCCGTGGCCAACGTGACCCAGCACCGCGGCTTTTCCCACTCGTTGTTCGTGCTGGCAGGACTCGCCACCCTCCTGGCGCTGCTCTCGGCGCGCCTCTCGCGCACCCGGGACATCCCGCTTGCCCGCTGGGGGCTCTTCTTCGGGCTCATTCTGCTGACCCATCCGCTGCTCGACGCCCTGACCACCTACGGCACCCAGCTCTGGTGGCCGCTGGACGTGCGACCCGCGGCCTGGCCCGTCGTGTTCATCATCGACCCGCTCTACACCCTGCCGCTGCTGGTGGGTTTCGCCGTGGCCCTCATCACCGGCCGGGCACAGCGCCCGCCGGCCTGGGGACTGGCGATCGCCTGCAGCTACCTGGTGATCGCCCTCGGGGCGCGGCAGCTGGTGGAGGCGCGGATCACGCCGCTGCTGGCCGAACGAGGGCTTCAGCAGGCCCCGCGACTGGTGCAGCCGACCCCCTTCAACACCCTGCTCTGGCGGGTCACCGTGGCCGACGGGGCGCGCTATCACGAGGCCCTGGTGGGCGTGTTCGACGGCGACACCCCGCCGATGCTGGAGACCTACGCCCGCGGCATCGGGCTGGAGGCGGCGGCCCTGGACAGCCCCCGCGGTCGTCGGCTCGACTGGTTCGCCGGCCCCTTCCTGCGCTACGAGGTGCGCGAACGCGACGGCCGCGACACCCTGGTGGCCACCGACCTGCGGCTCGGCTTCCCGGGCTTCCACCCCTTCGCCTTCACCCTGGCGACCCGCGAGGGGGACGACTGGCAGCCGGTGGCGGTCTCGCAGCAGCTGCCCTCTGCGTCGCGGGGCAACCGCGAGGCGCTGGCCCGGCTCGGCGGTCGCATCCTCAGCCCAGCGCCCATGCTCTGCACCAGCGACTTCGTCCCCCGCGAGTGGCTGATCCGCCGCCCCGGCCCCTGCTGA
- a CDS encoding FMN-dependent NADH-azoreductase, translated as MTTRALILTSSILGENGQSIALARYFQDRAAEREGLEVSHRDLVADDLPHLTQPELASWQVPPEKRSAEQREMAARSDDLIRELLDHDVVVLAVPLYNLGVPSQLKAWFDRVMRSGQTFQYTEKGPQGLIEGKRAVILAARGGQYAGTPMDSQTPHLKGMLGLIGISEVDVVYAEGLAKGEAHREAALKEAKQAIDSLVPRL; from the coding sequence ATGACCACCCGTGCCCTCATCCTCACCTCGTCGATCCTCGGCGAGAACGGCCAGTCCATCGCCCTGGCCAGGTACTTCCAGGACCGCGCCGCCGAGCGCGAGGGCCTGGAGGTCTCCCACCGCGATCTGGTGGCCGACGACCTGCCGCACCTGACCCAGCCGGAACTCGCCAGCTGGCAGGTGCCGCCCGAGAAGCGCTCCGCCGAGCAGCGCGAGATGGCCGCCCGCTCCGACGACCTGATCCGCGAGCTCCTCGACCACGACGTCGTCGTGCTGGCCGTGCCGCTCTACAACCTGGGCGTGCCCTCCCAGCTCAAGGCCTGGTTCGACCGGGTGATGCGCTCCGGCCAGACCTTCCAGTACACCGAAAAGGGGCCCCAGGGGCTCATCGAGGGCAAGCGGGCGGTGATCCTGGCGGCCCGGGGCGGCCAGTATGCCGGCACCCCCATGGACAGCCAGACGCCACACCTCAAGGGCATGCTGGGCCTGATCGGCATCTCCGAGGTGGACGTGGTGTACGCCGAAGGGCTCGCCAAGGGCGAGGCCCATCGCGAGGCGGCGCTCAAGGAGGCCAAGCAGGCCATCGATAGCCTGGTGCCCAGGCTCTGA
- a CDS encoding COG3650 family protein: MSRHPASPAHALALMGAALLLAGCAATPPGDATRPEIADRRAAPGGEASPATPAAPLMPSAFFPGEASALTAWRCTPAQDLVTAATDEELRLWSAHGAYRLQPAVVASGARYQQGDLSVWNKGNEAVVESATGRLDCTRDMTREVLTRQERPGIMFHARGNEPGWVVNLSSDRPEVTLLLDYGARELTLPYRVTTLDNDEGRMILASGRADTPFELRLEARACFDGMSGQPFPARVTLTIDGEQLLGCGQGIAP; the protein is encoded by the coding sequence ATGTCTCGTCATCCCGCTTCCCCTGCCCACGCCCTCGCCCTGATGGGCGCCGCCCTCCTGCTGGCCGGCTGCGCCGCCACGCCCCCGGGGGACGCCACGCGCCCCGAGATCGCCGATCGCCGCGCGGCCCCCGGGGGCGAGGCCTCCCCGGCGACGCCGGCCGCGCCCCTGATGCCCTCGGCCTTCTTCCCCGGGGAGGCGTCGGCGCTTACCGCCTGGCGCTGCACGCCCGCCCAGGACCTGGTCACGGCGGCCACCGACGAGGAGCTGCGGCTCTGGTCCGCCCACGGGGCCTACCGACTGCAACCGGCCGTGGTGGCCAGCGGCGCCCGCTATCAGCAGGGCGACCTGAGCGTCTGGAACAAGGGCAATGAGGCCGTCGTGGAGAGCGCCACCGGGCGGCTCGACTGCACCCGGGACATGACCCGCGAGGTCCTGACCCGCCAGGAGCGCCCGGGCATCATGTTCCACGCCCGCGGCAACGAGCCCGGCTGGGTGGTCAACCTGTCAAGCGACCGACCCGAGGTCACCCTGCTGCTGGACTACGGCGCCCGTGAGCTGACCCTGCCCTACCGGGTGACCACCCTGGACAACGACGAGGGGCGCATGATCCTGGCCAGCGGCCGGGCCGACACGCCCTTCGAGCTGCGCCTGGAGGCCCGGGCCTGCTTCGACGGCATGAGCGGTCAGCCCTTCCCGGCCCGGGTCACCCTGACCATCGACGGCGAACAGTTGCTTGGCTGCGGCCAGGGCATCGCGCCCTGA
- a CDS encoding LysR family transcriptional regulator: protein MLELRHLRTLVALRDAGSLVEAAERVHLTQSALSHQIKDLEERLGSPLFLRKTRPVEFTRAGTRLLTLAEQVLPLVRMAERDLARLAGNEQGRLHMAIECHSCFQWLMPTVDHFRDHWPEVEIDIPGGHHFDPLPALAREQLDLVITADPQPLPGIHYEPLFRYEGLLAVARQHPLAGRSFVTPEELAEQTLITYPVEHSRLDVFTQFLDPAGVHPREVRTAELTIMMMQLVASGRGVCALPNWALTEYLERDYVKAVALGEKGVWSTLFAAIREDTRGAPWMEDFLRTARETSFAVLEGIRPA, encoded by the coding sequence ATGCTCGAACTTCGCCACCTGCGCACCCTGGTCGCCCTGCGCGATGCCGGCTCCCTGGTGGAGGCCGCCGAACGCGTGCACCTGACCCAGTCGGCGCTTTCCCACCAGATCAAGGACCTGGAGGAGCGGCTGGGCAGCCCGCTGTTCCTGCGCAAGACCCGGCCGGTGGAGTTCACCCGGGCCGGCACGCGGCTGCTGACCCTGGCCGAACAGGTCCTGCCGCTGGTGCGCATGGCCGAGCGCGACCTGGCGCGGCTGGCCGGCAACGAGCAGGGGCGCCTGCACATGGCCATCGAGTGCCACAGCTGCTTCCAGTGGCTGATGCCCACCGTCGACCACTTTCGCGACCACTGGCCGGAGGTGGAGATCGACATCCCCGGTGGCCACCACTTCGACCCGCTGCCGGCCCTGGCGCGCGAGCAGCTCGACCTGGTGATCACCGCCGACCCCCAACCGCTGCCCGGGATCCACTACGAGCCGCTGTTCCGCTACGAGGGGCTGCTGGCGGTGGCCCGCCAGCACCCGCTGGCGGGCCGGTCCTTCGTCACCCCCGAGGAGCTCGCCGAGCAGACCCTGATCACCTACCCGGTGGAGCACTCCCGGCTCGACGTCTTCACCCAGTTCCTCGACCCCGCCGGGGTGCATCCCCGGGAGGTACGCACCGCCGAGCTCACCATCATGATGATGCAGCTGGTCGCCAGCGGCCGCGGCGTCTGCGCGCTGCCCAACTGGGCGCTGACCGAGTACCTGGAGCGGGACTACGTCAAGGCCGTGGCCCTGGGCGAGAAGGGGGTGTGGAGCACCCTGTTCGCGGCGATCCGCGAGGACACCCGCGGGGCGCCCTGGATGGAGGACTTCCTGCGCACCGCCCGGGAGACCTCCTTCGCGGTGCTGGAGGGGATCAGGCCGGCGTAG
- a CDS encoding ATP-binding protein has translation MRRMLADSTFLRVYVLLALALVLTFGLALLGMAMVDQVRREHYREQLVEPPMRVLTRWVESLPEAGRGAWLSARSQQLDMTLRLVPIESRSLNYFSRTRLQAGRVLVTPQGEHGWRLRRLLTDQEQILEVDVASISEQQLRGLTELFAEWLIQVPAGERRGQLERMAGDSIPLQLSESPPEGLDTRQLARLAEGEVVIRLLPGRLSMAMYRLMPGKDPQSRWLAVGPVQAFEPLPLPLQLLLLVLLLSVLAAIIYLIVRGVEARMARLELAATRIAGGRLDTRVKVESGDFLGRLGMAFNGMATQVQSLLRAQQDMIRAVSHELRTPVARIRFAVQMVEDMTDDPAIRRQLEGVDGDITELDELIDEILTYARLGSEAANGVELETSLVDCRAMAQRVIEALRKLHGNISIELVEGPEVEVQAEPRYMQRALQNLVANACRHARSRVVIRLEGEPRLVRLDVEDDGPGIPAAARTEVFKPFARLDDSRTRRSGGYGLGLSIVQKVMAWHGGSVMVDASPELGGARFTLLLPRSVPTPA, from the coding sequence ATGCGTCGGATGCTGGCCGACAGCACCTTCCTGCGCGTCTATGTCCTGCTGGCCCTGGCGCTGGTGCTGACCTTCGGCCTGGCCCTGCTGGGGATGGCCATGGTCGACCAGGTCAGGCGCGAGCACTACCGCGAGCAGCTGGTCGAGCCGCCGATGCGGGTGCTGACCCGCTGGGTCGAGTCGCTGCCCGAGGCGGGGCGAGGGGCGTGGCTGTCGGCCCGCTCCCAGCAGCTCGACATGACCCTGCGGCTGGTGCCCATCGAGTCCCGCTCCCTGAACTACTTCTCCCGCACGCGCCTGCAGGCGGGCCGCGTGCTGGTCACACCCCAGGGGGAGCATGGCTGGCGCCTGCGCCGCCTGCTGACCGACCAGGAGCAGATCCTCGAGGTGGACGTGGCGAGCATCAGCGAACAGCAGCTGCGCGGGCTCACCGAGCTGTTCGCCGAGTGGCTGATCCAGGTGCCGGCCGGCGAGCGTCGTGGGCAGCTCGAGCGGATGGCCGGGGACAGCATTCCCCTGCAGCTCAGCGAGAGCCCGCCCGAGGGGCTGGATACCCGGCAGCTGGCGCGCCTGGCCGAGGGGGAGGTGGTCATCCGCCTGCTGCCGGGCCGCCTGTCCATGGCGATGTATCGCCTGATGCCCGGCAAGGACCCGCAATCGCGCTGGCTGGCCGTCGGCCCGGTGCAGGCCTTCGAGCCGCTGCCCCTCCCGCTGCAGCTGCTGCTGCTGGTGCTGCTGCTCAGCGTGCTGGCGGCGATCATCTACCTGATCGTGCGCGGCGTGGAGGCCCGCATGGCGCGGCTGGAGCTCGCCGCCACCCGCATCGCCGGCGGGCGCCTGGATACCCGGGTCAAGGTGGAGAGCGGTGACTTCCTCGGCCGCCTGGGGATGGCCTTCAACGGCATGGCGACCCAGGTGCAGTCGCTGCTGCGCGCCCAGCAGGACATGATCCGGGCCGTCTCCCATGAACTGCGCACCCCGGTGGCGCGCATCCGCTTCGCGGTGCAGATGGTCGAGGACATGACCGACGATCCCGCGATCCGCCGCCAGCTCGAGGGCGTCGACGGCGACATCACCGAACTCGACGAACTGATCGACGAGATCCTCACCTACGCCCGGCTGGGCAGCGAGGCGGCCAACGGCGTGGAGCTCGAGACCTCGCTGGTCGACTGCCGTGCCATGGCGCAGCGGGTCATCGAGGCCCTGAGGAAGCTCCATGGGAATATAAGCATCGAGCTGGTCGAGGGGCCGGAGGTGGAGGTCCAGGCCGAACCGCGCTACATGCAGCGTGCGCTGCAGAACCTGGTGGCCAACGCCTGTCGCCATGCCCGCAGCCGGGTGGTGATCCGCCTCGAGGGGGAACCACGGCTGGTACGCCTGGACGTGGAGGACGACGGCCCCGGCATCCCCGCCGCGGCGCGCACGGAGGTCTTCAAGCCCTTCGCCCGCCTCGACGACAGCCGCACCCGTCGCTCGGGTGGCTACGGCCTGGGGCTCTCCATCGTGCAGAAGGTCATGGCCTGGCACGGCGGCAGCGTGATGGTGGATGCCAGCCCCGAGCTGGGCGGGGCGCGTTTCACCCTGCTGCTGCCGCGCAGCGTCCCTACGCCGGCCTGA